The DNA segment GGTTTGATAGAGCTCTTGAGCTGAAAGGTGATACTGGTGCAAGACCTCTGCTGGCTGCTCAGGGTCTGGCTCTGCGATTGGTGCGAATTCACGAAGTAGGACCGTTCCTTGATGTCGACACCGACACCGAATACCAGCAACTACTTAAACATTACGACAGAAAAAGCGCTTAGGAGTATGAAATGAATAAATTAACTCCTCCAATTATAGCTATTCGCGGAGCAGGAGATCTCGCCACGGGCGTGGCCTTGCGTCTTTACCGTGCAGGTCTGAAACGTATTGTAATGCTTGAAACAGATCACCCATTGGCAGTACGGCGTACAGTTGCACTATCTGAAGCAGTCTATCATGGACAGGTTCAGGTGGAAGAAGTAAATGCTCAGTTTGCTGATGCAATAGAGAATATTCCGGCAATCTGGGAAGCTGGGAAAATTGCCATTATATGTGATCCCTCTGGATTGCACCTGCCGGCTATCAAACCTCAGATTCTCATTGATGCGATCATCGCCAAACGAAACCTTGGCACCGAAATAACGATGGCTCCGCTCGTAATAGGTCTCGGCCCCGGCTTCACGGCAAGAAAAGATGTACACAAGGTTGTTGAAACCAAACGTGGTCATCATCTAAGCAGAGTTATTTCATCAGGCTCAGCGGAACCCAACACAGGAGTCCCCGGCAACATCGGCGGCTACACTATTGAACGGGTTTACTGGGCTGAACATGGCGGAATCTTTTCCACCCGTCACGATATCGGTGATAAAATTTCTAAAGGTGACGTTCTGGGTGATGTGGACGGAACAGAAGTGATAGCTGCCATTTCCGGTGTAATTCGAGGCTTGTTAAGCAACGGAACCCCGGTCACGAAAAAGACCAAGCTCGGTGATATCGATCCGCGGGCGACCATCTCATATTGCAACGAAGTTTCCGACAAAGCTCTCTCCATTGCCGGCGGAGTTCTTGAAGTCGTAAGCGCACATATTTTTTCACAGGAGTAATTATGAGCAACTTTATGGACTTATCAGGTCCGAACTCGCTCATATCAGATAAACACAGACTCATTGCCCTCACTGGAGCGGGAGGAAAGACTACGCTTGTGCGCTGGCTGAGCATGTTTTTCAAAGCAGAGAAAAAACGTGTTATTTCCACCACCACAACAAAAATACTCCCGCCCCCTCGTGGACATATTGTTTTGCAAAGTGACGGCCCCCATTTTGCCGAGCGGATTCACTCCGCTCTTAATTTATTTTCTTCCATTACCGTCGCACGTGATTTTGATACGGCCTCCGGCAAGCTTCTCGGCTTAAGCAGGGAGGCCATTTCTGCTTTATACAAATCAGATACAGCAGACATCATTCTAGTGGAAGCAGACGGTGCAGCCCGCAAACCACTCAAAGCCCCAGCTGAACATGAACCTGTTATCCCGCTTGCGGCCGACCTCTGCATCGGAGTCATGGGACTTGATGCGGTCTATCGCTCTCTGCATGAAGCAAATGTCCACCGCAGCGAAATATTTTCAAAAATCACTGGAGCTGGAAAAGGGTGCGGAGTTACCCCTAATCATCTGATTGCGCTGGCTGAATCAAAAAACGGACTATTCAAAGAGTGCCCTGAAAATTGTGACAAAATCGCCTTTCTTAACAAAACCGACAGCCCCGGCGGTGAAGAGCTTCTTTCCGAATTTGCACGCCTGCTGCCGACACGAAAAAAAAGATCAATTAAATGGTTTGCAGGCAGCGCACGAAACGGGATTATTTTTCCTGTTTTAAACAATATTCAAAAACCGCTGGCCACGCCGGAAATCCGGTTTGCATTTTCACAATAGTTCTGAAAGGAGGAGGTCTCTATGGATAATCAAACAAAGAATAATGAACTCGCACCATGCCCCACCGGCAGAAAGGGAGTCTGTAAAATATGTTTTTACGGAGCCTTTTCCCTTATTATTGCCACCTGTATCCCTCTTCTCACCTATCCGAAAGAGGGCGAACTAATCATCAATAAACTTTTCAAGTTTGTAACAGTGCAGATGGGCTGGCTATACATGCTCGCCGCCATAGGCTCCTTCGCTTTGATTCTCTGGTTCGCTTTCGGTCCCTTAAGTTCTAAACGACTCGGCGACAAAATCGAATATTCAACCTTTTCATGGATTGGAATGCTCTTCTGCGCCGGAGTCGGAGCGGGAATCATGTTCGGCGGCTCCATCGACTGGGCTTATTACATGGCCTACCCCATGCACGGCGAACCTGCCGGATCATGGAAAGCTGCGGAATGGGGCACTGCTTACGGCATGTTTCACTGGGGACCGATCTGCTGGTCCATTTACGCCATCCTAGCTATCCCCATCGGCTATAGCTACTATGTAAAAAAAGTTCCCATTCTAAATATTTCTCAAGCATGTAAAGGACTTCTGGGTGAGCGTGTTCACGGCTGGCCCGGCAAGATAATTGATATATTGTTCATGACCGGACTTGTGGCAGGTTCCGCCACTGCGCTTGGACTGGGTATCCCTATTGTTGCGGCGGGAGTCGTCTCGGTTACCGGACTGGAGCACTCTTTTCAGTTAGAATTCGGCATACTTATTTTCGTAACTCTCATATTCTCGATTACTTCCTGTCTGGGTCTGAAAAAGGGTCTCAGCAAGCTTTCTGACCTCAATGTTTACATAGCATTAGGATTGATGCTTTTCGTATTTATTGCCGGCCCCACAGTGTTTCTAACCGACATGGCAATTTCATCACTGGGGCTTATGATTTCCGAGATCGTGACCATGGCAACATGGATGGACCCAATCGGCAACAAAGGATTCACTCAGGACTGGACAGTATTCTACTATGCATGGTTTGTGGCCTACGCCCCGTTTATGAGTCTGTTCATCGCGAAAATATCACGAGGCCGGACAGTACGCGAAGTGGTCCTCGGCCCGGTTATCATTGCGTCCCTCGGTTGCGGATGTTTCTATCTCATCTTCGGAAACTTCGGATTATATCTGCAAATAACCGGACAACTTGATGCGGTCAGCATGGTTCAACACCTGAAAGGCGCTACCGTCATCATGGCTATTGCCGATTTCCTGCCCTTTGCCTCATTGTATAAACTAGTATTCTCCGCAGTCACGGCTATCTCCATGGCCACTACATTCGATGCTGTTTCTTTTGCATTGGCCGCAACCACAACAACTATGCTTTCCCCCGACGAGGAACCAGCACGCTGGAACCGTCTGTTCTGGGCTATTTCATTAGGACTGGTCCCCACGGGGATTATGCTTATCGACGGCCCGCTTTCCGTATTGCAGACCGCATCAATCGTTGTGGGTCTGCCTGTGCTGGGAATCATTATCATCGGTGTGACGGCTTTCCTGAAAGAATACAAAAGCACCGGATGGGTTGAAGCCCGCTGTGCACCTATCAATAAATAATTATTCGAATATATAGAGGTTAAAAATGAAAACCATTAATGTACAGGATGCGATAGGCACAGTTCTCTGCCATGATATAACCCGCATTGTTCCCGGAGATAATAAAGGACCGGCTTTCCGCAGAGGTCATGTCGTCTGTAAAGATGACATTTCCACCCTTCTGGATATCGGCAAGGAGCACCTTTATGTATTTGATCCCGAAGACGGTTATGTGCATGAAGATGACGCGGCTCTGCGCATAGCAAAAGCAGCCGCAGGTCCGGGCATTGAACTCAGCCTTCCCACTGAAGGAAAAATCAACCTCACCGCCGCATATGACGGACTCATCGATATAGACACCGACACTCTGTTCAAACTGAACTCTGTAAAAGATGTCATCTTCGGCACCATACACAGCAACCAGTTGGTAAAAAAAGGCCGAGGCCTTGCCGGAACACGGGTTATTCCTCTAGTCGTGCCCGAAGAAATTATTGCTGAAGCAGAACAAATATTACGTGCAAATTCTCCGCTGATTCAGGTGCGCCCCCTCAAAACCTGTAAAGTCGGTGTTATTACAACGGGAAGCGAAGTCTTCAACGGACGTATCAAAGATAAATTCGGCCCGGTAGTGACCAAGAAATTTGAAGGGTACGGCAGCACAATTATCGGACAAACCTTTGTTTCCGATCAGCAAGAAATGACAGTACAGGCTATCCACGACTTTCTTGAACAGGGCGCTGATTTCATCGTGCTCACCGGAGGCATGTCAGTTGATCCAGATGACCAGACCCCGTCATCCATCCGCGCCGCCGGAGCTGAAGTTGTAACTTACGGAGCTCCGACCTTCCCCGGTGCCATGTTCATGCTCGCCAAAATCGGAGACATCCCCGTAGTAGGGCTGCCCGGTTGCGTCATGTACTATAAAGCAAGCATCTTCGACCTGATAATCCCCCGCATTCTGGCAGGAAAAGAAGTGTCCCGCGATGACATCATAGCCCTTGGACACGGCGGATATTGTGAAGGTTGTAAAGAATGCCGTTATCCGGTTTGCGGATTCGGGAAATAATGATTTTAAAATAACTGCCACTGCAATCACAACAAAAGCTCCAAAGGTGACAATTCCCTTTGGAGCTTTTACTAAAAAACTTTTCACTATGATCTGAACAAAATTATTCTCAGCCCAGACATTTCTCCAATTTCATTTTGACCTCAGTGGCGGTGGCCAGTCCCAGCACTTCTTTTGCAATTTCGCGGAGTCTGACGCGGCTGTGTTTTCTTATCGCGTTTTTCACCCTTGGAATATGCACAGGACTCATACTGAGTTCCTCCACTCCCAACCCCACTAAAAGCAGAGCTGAATTAACATCCCCAGCCATCTGTCCGCAGACGCAGACCGGTTTACCTGCCTCGCGGGCGGCATCGACAGTATACTTAATGCCAAGAAGAACCGCTGGCGAAAGTTGTTCAAAAAGATCAGCTATGCGCTCATTCTGGCGGTCCACAGCCAGAGTGTACTGAGTCAGATCATTTGTGCCGATACTGAAAAAATCCGTTTCACGAATAAGGTGCGGTGCCAGAAAAACCGCTGCCGGAGTTTCGATCATCACTCCTAATGGCAGTTCCTTGGCGTGGGCAATCCCTTCATTCTCCAAAGAACTTTGGGCCTCGGCGAGAAATTTCTTAAACCTGCGGACTTCATCCAGAGATGAAATCATGGGGATGAGAATTCTGATATCACCATGCACTCCAGCGCGGAGCAAGGCTCTCAGTTGACTGAGTAGCAGACTAGGACGCTCAAAACATAAGCGTATGCCACGGCAGCCAAGGAAAGGGTTCTCCTCTTTGGGAAGAGCCAAGTAAGGTAAGCCTTTGTCTCCGCCCACATCCAGCGTGCGAATAACCACTGGCATACCTTTCATGTCGTCAACAACAGACTTGAAGGCCTGATATTGCATTTCTTCATCAGGGGCTTCGCTGGTTTCCATGAATAGAAACTCAACCCTATATAAGCCTACGCCCTCGGCCCCTTTGCTTAGGGCTGGCCCGCTATCTGCGGGCGAACCGATATTAGCAACCAGCTTAATCATTACTCCGTCACTGGTCTGGGCGGGCAGATCACGCAACTCTTCCAGCAACGTACGTTCCTGTATATATTGCTCGCGCCAGTACTCAACCAGCTCAAGCTGAGACGGGGTGGGATTTACAATAATCCGATTCTGCTCAGCATCCAGCACGACCATATCACCATTCTGGATTGCAGTGGTGGCCCCTTCAGCTCCGACGATAGCCGGAATTTCCATAGAACCCGCCATAATCGCAGTATGCGAGGTGCGGCTCCCACGTTCAGTGATAATCCCTTTGACCTTGGAACTGTCCAGCACCGCAGTCTGTGACGGAGTAAGCTCCTCAGCCACGAGAATGATCTCACGGTCAAAAGTATCAAGACTTTGCGGAACAATACCCAGACAATTAGACACAAGCCTTTGTCCTAAATCTCGCATATCCACGCCACGGGCTCTGAGATACTCGTCCTCCAGTTCTTCCATGGCAGAAGCATGTTCATTAATGACTTCCTCTACTGCCGCCGGAGCCGGAAAATGCTGTTCACGAATCTTTTCAATCACTGCTTCGGATAATTCTTCATCCTCCACCAGCATAAGGTGGCCCTCAAATATTGCAGCCTTATCATCACCCATTTTTTTACGCACATGAGCTTCGATCAAGGTCAGCTGTTTAACGGATTCAACTACCGCATTCTTGAACTTATCAATTTCTCTTTCAATAAATTCAAATGCGACAGGAGAACTATCAAAACTGACCGGTTCACTGCTCAGCACAAATGCCTGAGCAAGAGCCACTCCCGGCGATACAGATATTCCACTAACCATTGCAATACCTCCGCGTCCTGATTTCAGATCATGGCTTTAGGTGGTTATTTCAAAGACACTAAAAAATCTGAAAGAGTTTCAACAGCGTTCTGCTCATCACTACCCACCGCTTCAATAAGCACATTCGCGCCCTTAACAAGCTCCAGCAATTGCAGTTTAAAAAGACTTTTGGCGTTGGCAGACTTACCAGCCACGCTCACTTTAATATCAGATTCAAAACCCTTGGCCATTTTGACGAATTCTGCCGCAGGTCTGACATGCAAACCATCTTCGGCCTGAAGTGTGATTGTTTTATTAGACATAATATTACGCTCTATTTTTTCTTGATAAACAGAATGGGATCGCCGACAGCGACCTTGCCGCTAACCTTGGTCATCTCCCCGAACTCGTCCATATTGCTTATGACTACAGGGGTAATTACAGACTTAGCTTTTTCGGAAAGAAGCTCCAGATCAAAACGGATAACCGGATCGCCCTTTTTGACGGTTGCCCCTTGTTCAGCCACCCGGGTAAATCCTTCTCCCTTGAGATCTACGGTATCTAAACCAAAATGAACAAACAACTCGATTCCGTCATCGGTGAGCATACTGAAAGCATGATTGGTCGTGTAGATCTTTTCTATTGTTCCATCAGCCGGAGCAAACATAGTGTCACCGCTCGGAATGATCGACACACCGTCTCCCACTATTTTTTCAGCAAAAACAGGATCAGGAGTCTCTTCAATAGGAATGACCTCTCCTTCAACAGGAGAAAAAATCTTAAAAGCTTGAGATTCCAGAAGTTCGGTTTCTTCTCTTTTCATGCCGCCCATGGCGATAGCCACCAGCTCTGCCTGCGTTCCGAGAATAACCTGAACGCCCTTCTTGCCGACACGGACAATACCTTTGGCTCCGCAACGCTTTAAACCTTCATCATTAATGATAGAAGGATCATTCACTTCAAGGCGAAGTCTGGTAATACAGGAATCAATGGAAACAACATTGGAAAGACCACCCAATTCCCTGATGCATGACTGGGCAAGGGTTAATGTCTCCTTATCCGAAAGATCCACAAGAGCAGTGCTTGCGTCGTCTTCTCTACCGGGAGTCTTAAGATCGAACAGCTTGATAGCGAAAACAAACAAGAAATAATAAACAAAGAAAAAGATTACTCCAAGCCCTAACCCGAACAAAGGATTCGTGGCGAGCCCGTAATTCAACACATAATCAATGGCACCTGCTGAAAACCCGAACCCGAGTTTGATGTCGAACAATGTACACAAGGCAAGAGAAACCCCGGTCAACACTGCATGGAGAGCATAGAGAACCGGAGCAATGAACATAAACATATATTCGATTGGTTCCGTAACTCCGGTGAGAAATGCAGTGAAGGCAACGGAAAACAGTATCCCTGCAACTTGCGCCCGATGTTCAGTTCTGGCTGTTTTGTACATTGCAAGGGCAATGGCGGGCAGACCGAACATCATTATCGGGAAAAATCCAGCCATAAATCCGCCTGCGCTGGGATCTCCTGCAAAGAATCTGTGCAGGTCACCATGCACAACCTGACCGGCGGCATTGGTGAAATCTCCGAACTGAAACCACACGATATTGTTCATGATATGATGCAATCCAGTAGGAATTAACAGTCGGTTCAGGGTTCCGTATACAAAGGTTCCGATAGGACCGGACCCGATAACCCAGTTAGCGACAGCGTCAATTCCGGCTTGAAACGGCGGCCATGCAAAATTGAAAAAATAGGCCAGAATCAGAGCACAACCAGAGGTGGCAATCGGCACAAACCTTCGGCCTCCAAAAAAAGCAAGCCATTCAACAAGTTTGATTTGATAAAAGCGGTTATACAGCGTCCCGGCTACCAGCCCCATAATTATACCGGACAGAACCCCCATGTTCACATCTTTGTTCAGACTGCCTATCGCCGCAGTAAAAACAAGATAGCCTATCGCCCCGGCAAGAGCTGCTGCTCCGGCATTGTCTTTGGAAAGTCCCACCGCAACACCGATTGCGAAAATCAGCGGCAGATTAGAAAAAATTGCATCTCCGGCTTTAAAAATAAATGGGATATCAAGCAGATCCCCCGCTCCAAGGCGTAGCATCAAAGCTGCAACCGGCAAAACAGCGATGGGCAACATCAATGAACGGCCCAGCTTCTGCAATCCTTCCAAAATCCTCATAATTATTCTCCTGACCTTTTTTACTTTTACCGGACACAAACCTCAAAGAAATGGACCCCGCCACCCCAAACAATCTATGATATGAATTGCTACTTACATAAAAACAGCACAACATTAAAAATAGTTCAACAAAAAAAAGAAGTTATACCTTTACGCATAGCTCAATATGACTAAAATAAGTCCGCTAGGTTGTACAATTTACAGTATAAGTAATAGTCTCAAACTGAAAATGGGTTTTGAAGTTGCAAGGAGAAAAGTATGAGACTGATTCCAGTTCAGAAAAACCCCGGTTGGTGGGCTGCTCGTTACATTGCAAGGAAAATAAAGAAATTTAATCCTCATAAAAATAACCCCTTCGTTCTCGGACTGCCGACCGGAGGAACCCCCATGAGTATGTATAAGGAATTGATCAACCTGCATAACGGAGGCGAGATCAGTTTCAAAAACGTCATCACCTTCAATATGGATGAATACGTAGGACTGCCCGAAAATCACAGCCGGAGCTATCGGCGATATATGTTTGAAAACTTCTTCAACCACGTGGACATACGACCGAGCAATATCAATATGCTGAACGGCGGAGCCGATGATCTGGATACGGAATGTGAAGAATATGAAGAAAAAATCAAAGCGTGCGGAGGAATACAAATTTTTGTCGGCGGAGTTGGCACTGACGGACACATCGCCTTCAACGAACCAGCCTCTTCTCTTTCATCACGCACACGCATCAAGACCCTGACCATTGAAACTCGTCAGGCAAATTCACGATTCTTCGACAACAACATTGAAGAAGTCCCGCGATACGCCCTGACCGTGGGCATTGGAACTCTACTTGATTCAAAAGAAGTCATCATTCTGGCTTCCGGCCTGAACAAAGCTTTGGCTGTCTATTACGCAGTTGAAAACGGGGTTAACCACCTTTGGACCGTTTCAGCCCTCCAGCTTCACCGCAAGGGAATTATTGTCTGTGACGACGAAGCCACCATGGAACTCAAAGTAAAAACACTCAGATACTTTCAACAGATTGAGTCTGAAAACCTGCTAGACCCCAAATAGGCAAGGCCATGTACGCACTTACCAACTGCACTATTTTCACCGGACTGAAAATTCTGAAAGACTCGGCAGTCATAATTGACAACAAACACATCCTTAATGTGGTGAATAAAAATTCAATCCCGACGCGGGCTGAGATCATTGACCTGAATAACGCCATACTCGCACCGGGTTTCATTGATCTGCAACTTAACGGATGCGGCGGGCGTTTTTTTAATGATGACATTTCAGAGGAGACTCTGGACATTATGACCGAAGCGATTCTGCCGACGGGGTGCACTTCATTCCTGCCGACTCTGGTAAGCGGACCGGAAAAAGACATCGTAAAAGCACTAGAAATCGTGCGTAAATATCGGGAAAAGAATGGCGAAACTGTTCTCGGCTTGCATCTGGAAGGCCCCTATCTCAGCCAAAAACGCAGAGGGATACACAATCCGGAAATGATCAGCCGACCGAACGACAAAATGATTTCTCTTATTGCTAAATATGGCCCGGAAGTGACCAGAATATGCACCATGGCTCCTGAAAAAGTAGAACTGAGACATGTTGAACAGCTTGAAAATGCCGGAATAAGAGTTTCCGCCGGACACAGTGCCGCAAGTTGCCCGCAAGCCCGTAAAATGTTCAAGGCCGGAATAAGTATGGCTACTCATCTTTTCAACGGCATGGAACCGTTGCAGGGACGGGAACCAAGCCTCGTAGGGGCGATATACCTTGAAAAGCCATGGACCGGAATTATCGCCGACG comes from the Maridesulfovibrio ferrireducens genome and includes:
- a CDS encoding BCCT family transporter yields the protein MDNQTKNNELAPCPTGRKGVCKICFYGAFSLIIATCIPLLTYPKEGELIINKLFKFVTVQMGWLYMLAAIGSFALILWFAFGPLSSKRLGDKIEYSTFSWIGMLFCAGVGAGIMFGGSIDWAYYMAYPMHGEPAGSWKAAEWGTAYGMFHWGPICWSIYAILAIPIGYSYYVKKVPILNISQACKGLLGERVHGWPGKIIDILFMTGLVAGSATALGLGIPIVAAGVVSVTGLEHSFQLEFGILIFVTLIFSITSCLGLKKGLSKLSDLNVYIALGLMLFVFIAGPTVFLTDMAISSLGLMISEIVTMATWMDPIGNKGFTQDWTVFYYAWFVAYAPFMSLFIAKISRGRTVREVVLGPVIIASLGCGCFYLIFGNFGLYLQITGQLDAVSMVQHLKGATVIMAIADFLPFASLYKLVFSAVTAISMATTFDAVSFALAATTTTMLSPDEEPARWNRLFWAISLGLVPTGIMLIDGPLSVLQTASIVVGLPVLGIIIIGVTAFLKEYKSTGWVEARCAPINK
- the nagE gene encoding N-acetylglucosamine-specific PTS transporter subunit IIBC, which gives rise to MRILEGLQKLGRSLMLPIAVLPVAALMLRLGAGDLLDIPFIFKAGDAIFSNLPLIFAIGVAVGLSKDNAGAAALAGAIGYLVFTAAIGSLNKDVNMGVLSGIIMGLVAGTLYNRFYQIKLVEWLAFFGGRRFVPIATSGCALILAYFFNFAWPPFQAGIDAVANWVIGSGPIGTFVYGTLNRLLIPTGLHHIMNNIVWFQFGDFTNAAGQVVHGDLHRFFAGDPSAGGFMAGFFPIMMFGLPAIALAMYKTARTEHRAQVAGILFSVAFTAFLTGVTEPIEYMFMFIAPVLYALHAVLTGVSLALCTLFDIKLGFGFSAGAIDYVLNYGLATNPLFGLGLGVIFFFVYYFLFVFAIKLFDLKTPGREDDASTALVDLSDKETLTLAQSCIRELGGLSNVVSIDSCITRLRLEVNDPSIINDEGLKRCGAKGIVRVGKKGVQVILGTQAELVAIAMGGMKREETELLESQAFKIFSPVEGEVIPIEETPDPVFAEKIVGDGVSIIPSGDTMFAPADGTIEKIYTTNHAFSMLTDDGIELFVHFGLDTVDLKGEGFTRVAEQGATVKKGDPVIRFDLELLSEKAKSVITPVVISNMDEFGEMTKVSGKVAVGDPILFIKKK
- the yqeC gene encoding selenium cofactor biosynthesis protein YqeC is translated as MSNFMDLSGPNSLISDKHRLIALTGAGGKTTLVRWLSMFFKAEKKRVISTTTTKILPPPRGHIVLQSDGPHFAERIHSALNLFSSITVARDFDTASGKLLGLSREAISALYKSDTADIILVEADGAARKPLKAPAEHEPVIPLAADLCIGVMGLDAVYRSLHEANVHRSEIFSKITGAGKGCGVTPNHLIALAESKNGLFKECPENCDKIAFLNKTDSPGGEELLSEFARLLPTRKKRSIKWFAGSARNGIIFPVLNNIQKPLATPEIRFAFSQ
- the ptsP gene encoding phosphoenolpyruvate--protein phosphotransferase, whose translation is MVSGISVSPGVALAQAFVLSSEPVSFDSSPVAFEFIEREIDKFKNAVVESVKQLTLIEAHVRKKMGDDKAAIFEGHLMLVEDEELSEAVIEKIREQHFPAPAAVEEVINEHASAMEELEDEYLRARGVDMRDLGQRLVSNCLGIVPQSLDTFDREIILVAEELTPSQTAVLDSSKVKGIITERGSRTSHTAIMAGSMEIPAIVGAEGATTAIQNGDMVVLDAEQNRIIVNPTPSQLELVEYWREQYIQERTLLEELRDLPAQTSDGVMIKLVANIGSPADSGPALSKGAEGVGLYRVEFLFMETSEAPDEEMQYQAFKSVVDDMKGMPVVIRTLDVGGDKGLPYLALPKEENPFLGCRGIRLCFERPSLLLSQLRALLRAGVHGDIRILIPMISSLDEVRRFKKFLAEAQSSLENEGIAHAKELPLGVMIETPAAVFLAPHLIRETDFFSIGTNDLTQYTLAVDRQNERIADLFEQLSPAVLLGIKYTVDAAREAGKPVCVCGQMAGDVNSALLLVGLGVEELSMSPVHIPRVKNAIRKHSRVRLREIAKEVLGLATATEVKMKLEKCLG
- the nagA gene encoding N-acetylglucosamine-6-phosphate deacetylase; translation: MYALTNCTIFTGLKILKDSAVIIDNKHILNVVNKNSIPTRAEIIDLNNAILAPGFIDLQLNGCGGRFFNDDISEETLDIMTEAILPTGCTSFLPTLVSGPEKDIVKALEIVRKYREKNGETVLGLHLEGPYLSQKRRGIHNPEMISRPNDKMISLIAKYGPEVTRICTMAPEKVELRHVEQLENAGIRVSAGHSAASCPQARKMFKAGISMATHLFNGMEPLQGREPSLVGAIYLEKPWTGIIADGVHVSWDNIELAKNILQNKLFCITDATSAVGTDITEFVLGNQTVYVKDGKCSAADGTIGGSMLTMDKAVFNCVNHVGIELAETLKMTSLYPARAIGIDSEYGMIAPNYHADLVVLDHESLKVRSVVKGGKLQL
- a CDS encoding HPr family phosphocarrier protein is translated as MSNKTITLQAEDGLHVRPAAEFVKMAKGFESDIKVSVAGKSANAKSLFKLQLLELVKGANVLIEAVGSDEQNAVETLSDFLVSLK
- the yqeB gene encoding selenium-dependent molybdenum cofactor biosynthesis protein YqeB; the protein is MNKLTPPIIAIRGAGDLATGVALRLYRAGLKRIVMLETDHPLAVRRTVALSEAVYHGQVQVEEVNAQFADAIENIPAIWEAGKIAIICDPSGLHLPAIKPQILIDAIIAKRNLGTEITMAPLVIGLGPGFTARKDVHKVVETKRGHHLSRVISSGSAEPNTGVPGNIGGYTIERVYWAEHGGIFSTRHDIGDKISKGDVLGDVDGTEVIAAISGVIRGLLSNGTPVTKKTKLGDIDPRATISYCNEVSDKALSIAGGVLEVVSAHIFSQE
- a CDS encoding molybdopterin-binding protein encodes the protein MKTINVQDAIGTVLCHDITRIVPGDNKGPAFRRGHVVCKDDISTLLDIGKEHLYVFDPEDGYVHEDDAALRIAKAAAGPGIELSLPTEGKINLTAAYDGLIDIDTDTLFKLNSVKDVIFGTIHSNQLVKKGRGLAGTRVIPLVVPEEIIAEAEQILRANSPLIQVRPLKTCKVGVITTGSEVFNGRIKDKFGPVVTKKFEGYGSTIIGQTFVSDQQEMTVQAIHDFLEQGADFIVLTGGMSVDPDDQTPSSIRAAGAEVVTYGAPTFPGAMFMLAKIGDIPVVGLPGCVMYYKASIFDLIIPRILAGKEVSRDDIIALGHGGYCEGCKECRYPVCGFGK
- the nagB gene encoding glucosamine-6-phosphate deaminase yields the protein MRLIPVQKNPGWWAARYIARKIKKFNPHKNNPFVLGLPTGGTPMSMYKELINLHNGGEISFKNVITFNMDEYVGLPENHSRSYRRYMFENFFNHVDIRPSNINMLNGGADDLDTECEEYEEKIKACGGIQIFVGGVGTDGHIAFNEPASSLSSRTRIKTLTIETRQANSRFFDNNIEEVPRYALTVGIGTLLDSKEVIILASGLNKALAVYYAVENGVNHLWTVSALQLHRKGIIVCDDEATMELKVKTLRYFQQIESENLLDPK